One part of the Calypte anna isolate BGI_N300 chromosome 14, bCalAnn1_v1.p, whole genome shotgun sequence genome encodes these proteins:
- the CPSF4 gene encoding cleavage and polyadenylation specificity factor subunit 4 isoform X1, with the protein MQELIASVDHIKFDLELAVEQQLGAQPLPFPGMDKSGAAVCEFFLKAACGKGGMCPFRHISGEKTVVCKHWLRGLCKKGDQCEFLHEYDMTKMPECYFYSKFGECSNKECPFLHIDPESKIKDCPWYDRGFCKHGPLCRHRHTRRVICVNYLVGFCPEGPTCKFMHPRFELPMGTTEQPPLPQPTQTQQKLAEHPHRLEGKLRTPQVIGVMQSQNNNTGNRGPRPLEQVTCYKCGEKGHYANRCTKGHLAFLSGQ; encoded by the exons ATGCAGGAGCTCATCGCCAGCGTGGATCACATCAAGTTCGACCTGGAGCTGGCcgtggagcagcagctgggggcGCAGCCGCTGCCTTTCCCCGGCATGGACA AATCAGGTGCAGCtgtctgtgaattttttttaaaagcagcttgtGGCAAAG GAGGGATGTGCCCGTTCCGACACATCAGTGGGGAAAAGACAGTGGTTTGCAAACACTGGCTACGGGGGCTGTGCAAAAAGGGAGACCAGTGTGAGTTCCTGCACGAGTATGACATGACCAAGATGCCTGAGTGTTACTTCTACTCCAAATTTG GGGAATGCAGTAACAAAGAATGCCCCTTCTTGCACATTGACCCGGAGTCTAAGATCAAAGACTGTCCCTGGTATGACAGAGGCTTCTGCAAACATG GTCCCCTCTGCAGACACCGGCACACTCGGAGAGTCATTTGTGTGAATTACCTCGTAGGATTCTGCCCAGAGGGACCTACCTGTAAATTCATGCA CCCCAGGTTTGAACTGCCAATGGGAACCACAGAGCAACCACCACTGCCTCAGCCAACACAAACCCAGCAAAAG CTGGCAGAGCACCCACACAGACTTGAAGGAAAATTG AGGACACCCCAGGTCATTGGAGTCATGCAGTCTCAAAATAACAACACTGGAAACAGAGGACCCAGGCCACTGGAGCAGGTCACCTGCTACAAG tGTGGTGAAAAAGGTCATTATGCCAACAGATGCACCAAAGGACACCTGGCCTTTCTCAGTGGACAGTGA
- the BUD31 gene encoding protein BUD31 homolog isoform X1 has translation MVSPEGRGHGERGPAAARKRRLRPGAMPKVKRSRKPPPDGWELIEPTLDELDQKMREAETEPHEGKRKVESLWPIFRIHHQKTRYIFDLFYKRKAISRELYEYCIKEGYADKNLIAKWKKQGYENLCCLRCIQTRDTNFGTNCICRVPKSKLEVGRIIECTHCGCRGCSG, from the exons ATGGTCAGCCCAGAAGGGCGGGGCCACGGGGAGAGAGGCCCCGCGGCTGCGCGGAAGCGGCGGCTGCGCCCCGGAG cGATGCCCAAGGtgaagaggagcaggaagcCTCCCCCGGATGGGTGGGAGCTGATCGAGCCGACGCTGGATGAGCTGGATCAGAAGATGAGGGaag CGGAGACGGAGCCACAcgaagggaagaggaaggtggAATCCCTTTGGCCCATCTTCAGGATCCATCACCAGAAAACACGTTACATCTTTGACCTCTTCTATAAAAGAAAAGCCATCAGCAGAG AGCTCTATGAGTACTGCATCAAGGAGGGCTATGCTGACAAGAACCTGATTGCCAAGTGGAAGAAGCAGGGCTATGAGAACCTCTGCTGCCTGCGCTGCATCCAGACCCGGGACACCAACTTTGGCACCAACTGCATCTGCAGGGTCCCCAAGAGCAAGCTGGAAGTG GGCAGGATCATCGAGTGCACGCACTGCGGCTGCCGGGGCTGCTCGGGGTGA
- the ATP5MF gene encoding ATP synthase subunit f, mitochondrial yields the protein MAQPVLLKDTKLLDVKLGQLPTWLAMRDFTPGGIMGAMQRGYERYYNKYINVKKGGLGGVSMVLAGYVVLSYVWSYSHIKHDRHRKYH from the exons ATGGCGCAGCCGG ttCTCCTCAAGGACACGAAGCTGCTGGACGTGAAGCTGGGCCAGCTGCCCACATGGCTGGCCATGAGGGACTTCACCCCCGGTGGCATCATGGGGGCCATGCAAAGAG GTTATGAGAGATACTACAACAAATACATCAATGTGAAGAAAGGGGGCCTTGGTGGGGTCTCCATGGTGCTGGCTGGTTACGTTGTTCTCAGCTACGTCTGGAGCTACAGCCACATCA AACACGACCGCCACAGAAAGTACCACTGA
- the BUD31 gene encoding protein BUD31 homolog isoform X2: MPKVKRSRKPPPDGWELIEPTLDELDQKMREAETEPHEGKRKVESLWPIFRIHHQKTRYIFDLFYKRKAISRELYEYCIKEGYADKNLIAKWKKQGYENLCCLRCIQTRDTNFGTNCICRVPKSKLEVGRIIECTHCGCRGCSG; the protein is encoded by the exons ATGCCCAAGGtgaagaggagcaggaagcCTCCCCCGGATGGGTGGGAGCTGATCGAGCCGACGCTGGATGAGCTGGATCAGAAGATGAGGGaag CGGAGACGGAGCCACAcgaagggaagaggaaggtggAATCCCTTTGGCCCATCTTCAGGATCCATCACCAGAAAACACGTTACATCTTTGACCTCTTCTATAAAAGAAAAGCCATCAGCAGAG AGCTCTATGAGTACTGCATCAAGGAGGGCTATGCTGACAAGAACCTGATTGCCAAGTGGAAGAAGCAGGGCTATGAGAACCTCTGCTGCCTGCGCTGCATCCAGACCCGGGACACCAACTTTGGCACCAACTGCATCTGCAGGGTCCCCAAGAGCAAGCTGGAAGTG GGCAGGATCATCGAGTGCACGCACTGCGGCTGCCGGGGCTGCTCGGGGTGA
- the CPSF4 gene encoding cleavage and polyadenylation specificity factor subunit 4 isoform X2 yields the protein MQELIASVDHIKFDLELAVEQQLGAQPLPFPGMDKSGAAVCEFFLKAACGKGGMCPFRHISGEKTVVCKHWLRGLCKKGDQCEFLHEYDMTKMPECYFYSKFGECSNKECPFLHIDPESKIKDCPWYDRGFCKHGPLCRHRHTRRVICVNYLVGFCPEGPTCKFMHPRFELPMGTTEQPPLPQPTQTQQKRTPQVIGVMQSQNNNTGNRGPRPLEQVTCYKCGEKGHYANRCTKGHLAFLSGQ from the exons ATGCAGGAGCTCATCGCCAGCGTGGATCACATCAAGTTCGACCTGGAGCTGGCcgtggagcagcagctgggggcGCAGCCGCTGCCTTTCCCCGGCATGGACA AATCAGGTGCAGCtgtctgtgaattttttttaaaagcagcttgtGGCAAAG GAGGGATGTGCCCGTTCCGACACATCAGTGGGGAAAAGACAGTGGTTTGCAAACACTGGCTACGGGGGCTGTGCAAAAAGGGAGACCAGTGTGAGTTCCTGCACGAGTATGACATGACCAAGATGCCTGAGTGTTACTTCTACTCCAAATTTG GGGAATGCAGTAACAAAGAATGCCCCTTCTTGCACATTGACCCGGAGTCTAAGATCAAAGACTGTCCCTGGTATGACAGAGGCTTCTGCAAACATG GTCCCCTCTGCAGACACCGGCACACTCGGAGAGTCATTTGTGTGAATTACCTCGTAGGATTCTGCCCAGAGGGACCTACCTGTAAATTCATGCA CCCCAGGTTTGAACTGCCAATGGGAACCACAGAGCAACCACCACTGCCTCAGCCAACACAAACCCAGCAAAAG AGGACACCCCAGGTCATTGGAGTCATGCAGTCTCAAAATAACAACACTGGAAACAGAGGACCCAGGCCACTGGAGCAGGTCACCTGCTACAAG tGTGGTGAAAAAGGTCATTATGCCAACAGATGCACCAAAGGACACCTGGCCTTTCTCAGTGGACAGTGA
- the CPSF4 gene encoding cleavage and polyadenylation specificity factor subunit 4 isoform X3 produces the protein MQELIASVDHIKFDLELAVEQQLGAQPLPFPGMDRGMCPFRHISGEKTVVCKHWLRGLCKKGDQCEFLHEYDMTKMPECYFYSKFGECSNKECPFLHIDPESKIKDCPWYDRGFCKHGPLCRHRHTRRVICVNYLVGFCPEGPTCKFMHPRFELPMGTTEQPPLPQPTQTQQKLAEHPHRLEGKLRTPQVIGVMQSQNNNTGNRGPRPLEQVTCYKCGEKGHYANRCTKGHLAFLSGQ, from the exons ATGCAGGAGCTCATCGCCAGCGTGGATCACATCAAGTTCGACCTGGAGCTGGCcgtggagcagcagctgggggcGCAGCCGCTGCCTTTCCCCGGCATGGACA GAGGGATGTGCCCGTTCCGACACATCAGTGGGGAAAAGACAGTGGTTTGCAAACACTGGCTACGGGGGCTGTGCAAAAAGGGAGACCAGTGTGAGTTCCTGCACGAGTATGACATGACCAAGATGCCTGAGTGTTACTTCTACTCCAAATTTG GGGAATGCAGTAACAAAGAATGCCCCTTCTTGCACATTGACCCGGAGTCTAAGATCAAAGACTGTCCCTGGTATGACAGAGGCTTCTGCAAACATG GTCCCCTCTGCAGACACCGGCACACTCGGAGAGTCATTTGTGTGAATTACCTCGTAGGATTCTGCCCAGAGGGACCTACCTGTAAATTCATGCA CCCCAGGTTTGAACTGCCAATGGGAACCACAGAGCAACCACCACTGCCTCAGCCAACACAAACCCAGCAAAAG CTGGCAGAGCACCCACACAGACTTGAAGGAAAATTG AGGACACCCCAGGTCATTGGAGTCATGCAGTCTCAAAATAACAACACTGGAAACAGAGGACCCAGGCCACTGGAGCAGGTCACCTGCTACAAG tGTGGTGAAAAAGGTCATTATGCCAACAGATGCACCAAAGGACACCTGGCCTTTCTCAGTGGACAGTGA
- the PTCD1 gene encoding pentatricopeptide repeat-containing protein 1, mitochondrial, translating to MKALRVFLPLRPLAWAAPEKPREALCLLRPSKRWSPPGWRPWCSSQNLPRSGPRESPAGEEEEDEGVEFGTLSNKFSSRKFYHKTTSSFRNLKLQEEEEDKPEGKRRRRPRNTPYWYFLQCKALIREDKLAEALELFEVQMLKEERLQPEESNYTVLIGGCGRVGYVKKAFRLYNDMKKRGLTPSEATYTALFNACAESPWKDSGLQSALKLRQQLKSKNKELNLVTYHALLKVCALCSDLRMCLDVLKEIVQKGHVPTAETFSFLLMGCIKDRASGFRYALQVWKEMAGLGIKGNSHTYNLMLRAARDCGIGDPALASQLLLTPTHQHCPQLRLTPGRQKGKSQKKGSEEAAAVQLDVEAMENQLFQEGLVQPENLLQLQNKEVPWADTEPAALSTAPSRTGVLVRSQNEMEQQQAHPSQELCSCKLPNLLDSVLPNAAVVSLGTVARPSDRLVLMGGVEGFLRKMKEDNAEPNIKTFTLLAELVEPQSPSESSLLALVDEHKVNVDVTFFNTLIRKKSKRGDLEGAKSLLPALVKRGLSPNLQTFCNLAIACHQEEDGLQLLTDLKRSGVTPNKFIYSTLISAAVRHLDYHYLTQILRDMRNNQVPPNEVIIRQLEFAAQYPPKFDRYKSKNIYLEKIDGFRGYYFRWLKVMAGEETPHPWAKYRVAKAGGGDDKEEVEQEQREL from the exons aTGAAGGCGCTGAGGGTTTTCCTCCCGCTGCGGCCCCTCGCCTGGGCAGCTCCTGAGAAACCCCGGGAAGCGCTGTGCTTGCTCCGGCCTAGCAAGCGGTGGTCGCCGCCAGGGTGGAGGCCGTGGTGCTCCTCACAGAACCTGCCCCGTAGTGGCCCGAGAGAGAGccctgctggagaggaggaggaggatgaaggtgTGGAGTTCGGGACGCTGTCTAATaaattttcttctagaaaattTTATCACAAAACCACCTCAAGCTTTCGGAATTTAAAGCttcaagaagaagaagaggacaAACCAGAAGGAAAACGACGGCGCCGTCCCAGGAACACCCCGTACTGGTACTTCCTTCAGTGCAAAGCCCTCATCAGAGAGGACAAG ctggcagaggcTCTAGAGCTGTTTGAGGTGCAGATGCTGAAGGAGGAGCGTTTGCAGCCAGAAGAAAGCAACTACACTGTTCTCATCGGTGGCTGTGGCAGGGTTGGCTACGTCAAGAAGGCATTCAGGCTCTACAATGAT aTGAAAAAGAGAGGCCTGACCCCCAGTGAGGCCACGTACACAGCCCTGTTCAATGCCTGTGCTGAGTCTCCCTGGAAGGACTCTGGGCTGCAGAGTGCCCTgaaactgaggcagcagctgaagagcaaGAACAAGGAGCTGAACCTGGTCACCTACCATGCACTGCTGAAGGTCTGTGCCCTCTGCTCAGATCTCAGGATGTGCTTGGATGTCCTGAAG gAAATAGTCCAGAAAGGCCACGTTCCCACAGCTGAGACCTTCAGCTTCCTCCTCATGGGCTGCATAAAGGACAGAGCCAGTGGCTTCCGATACGCCTTGCAG GTCTGGAAAGAGATGGCAGGATTAGGGATAAAAGGTAACAGCCACACCTACAACCTGATGCTGCGTGCTGCCAGGGACTGCGGGATCGGTGACCCGGCCCTggcatcccagctcctgctcacacccacccaccagcactgccctcAGCTGAGGCTGACACCTGGCAGGCAGAAGGGGAAAAGCCAGAAGAAAGGATcagaggaagcagctgctgtCCAGCTGGATGTGGAAGCTATGGAAAACCAATTATTTCAGGAGGGTTTGGTGCAGCCTGAAAATCTGCTCCAGCTACAAAATAAAGAAGTACCCTGGGCTGACACAGAACCAGCTGctctcagcacagctcccagcaggactGGAGTGTTGGTGAGAAGCCAGAACGAGATGGAGCAGCAACAAGCAcaccccagccaggagctgtgtTCCTGCAAGCTGCCCAACTTGCTGGATTCTGTGCTGCCCAACGCAGCTGTGGTTTCCCTGGGGACAGTGGCCAGGCCATCCGACAGGCTGGTTCTGATGGGGGGTGTGGAGGGCTTCCTGAGGAAGATGAAAGAGGACAATGCAGAACCCAACATTAAAACATTCACCTTGCTGGCTGAGCTGGTGGAACCCCAGAGCCCCTCCGAGTCCTCTTTGCTGGCACTCGTGGATGAGCATAAAGTGAATGTGGATGTGACCTTCTTTAACACCTtaataaggaagaaaagtaaaCGGGGAGACCTGGAAGGAGCAAAG agcctgctgccagctctggtgAAGAGAGGACTCTCACCCAACCTCCAGACCTTCTGTAACCTGGCAATTGCTTGTCACCAAGAGGAGGatgggctgcagctgctcacAGATCTGAAG AGGTCTGGAGTAACTCCCAACAAGTTCATCTACAGCACCCTCATCTCTGCTGCAGTCAGGCACCTGGATTACCACTACCTCACCCAGATCCTGAGGGACATGAGGAACAACCAGGTGCCTCCCAACGAAGTCATCATCCGCCAGCTGGAGTTTGCAGCACAGTACCCTCCAAAATTTGACCGG TACAAGTCAAAGAACATATACCTGGAGAAAATTGATGGTTTCCGTGGCTACTACTTCAGGTGGTTAAAAGTGATGGCAGGAGAGGAGACCCCACACCCCTGGGCAAAGTACCGAGTGGCCAAAGCTGGGGGAGGTGATGATAAGGAGGAGGttgagcaggagcagagggagctgtga